The Camelina sativa cultivar DH55 chromosome 18, Cs, whole genome shotgun sequence DNA window ATAAGAGTCATGAAGTTGTCGGTGGTGGTTGTGCAACCATTAAGAGTGAAGTAAGGGTTTCAGTTTCACCTTCTTCAAGTGAGGCCGATCATCATCCTGGCGAAGATTCCGGCAAGATCctgaagaaaagagaagctgGCGATGGAGGAGAAGATGATCAACGTTCTCAGAAAGTGTAAGTTTTATATCAGTTCTTTTTCCTAATAATATAGCAAGATAGACATATTTAGAATTCACATGAATCATTCTCAAACTTAActactttcttttgtttttgtttaccccaaaaaaaattttaaattacgtgaaaaataaataaaacagatttcttgtttttttttttttcactttcagGCCCGAAACAAGAATCGTTTTCTTAAAAATGATTCTTTTGAACTAAAGTATTTCACTTTGATATTGATTTCAGGTTTTTCTTTTATACCAAACatataatatagatttttgCATACCATAAAAAGACATCTTTAAGAACACTAGGATTTAGTTTTGATGAAACTATGTAGTATAGAAATTTACttgttaatattaaattttacattgaTATGCATGTTTAGGTAGGATTCAAGTTTCATAATTGAAAGAATGACAACTCAAATTATTTCGTCCATATTTTTTCTGTTATACGTAATCTAATATTACTGATTAATTGGGATTCTATTCTGGTACGTTTTGAAAGATAGTTTATTCATTGTTCGTACCTATAATTATTGTTGTATAAATCTTATCCCTAAAGAAACCAGTTAAACAAAACGACGtgtcccattttttttatttttttaatagtattgtATTACTTTGTGTGCTAGTCCTAACTCCTAACAATCATTTGATGcttaacatttattaaatatagTTCAATGAATCAAAGTCAAATGTACGGTACGTTGCCATAAACTAGAGATGGTCCAGCCTAATTAAACGTTAATTTAATTGAACATATGATATGGAATTCAGagttaaaacaaagaagaaagaggagaagaaaaaggagcCACGAGTCTCGTTCATGACTAAGACTGAAGTTGATCATCTCGAAGACGGCTATCGTTGGAGAAAGTACGGCCAAAAAGCAGTCAAAAACAGTCCTTATCCGAGGTAATTTTATCGGTCcttatatgataaatatttatttttaataaaggatttatttcaatataattatccttctaaaattttcagttttttttttttttttttttttttttttttttttttttttttttttttttttttNCATTCAAAACACATCgataaagaaatatttatgACATTGTTTGAAAAGTCttatcagttttgtttttcagtctatattttaattaacaacgaagaaaatttaaataatgtaACTAACATTATAATTACAAGTCACATGCTAAAACAATATACTATACTCTCAATTACGCGAACAGGAGTTACTATAGATGCACGACGCAGAAGTGTAACGTGAAGAAGAGAGTGGAGAGGTCCTACCAAGATCCAACGGTTGTGATCACAACTTACGAGAGTCAGCACAACCACCCAATCCCGACCAATCGCCGGACGGCAATGTTCTCTGGAACCACCGCATCAGATTACAACCCATCTTCGTCTCCAGTATTCTCCGACCTCATCATGAATACTCCAAGAAGCTTCACAAATGATGATCTCTTCCGTGTGCCATACGCTAGTGTGAACGTGAACCCTAATTATcatcaacaacagcaacagggATTTTATCAGCGGGAGAGTGAATTCGAGCTCTTGAAGGAGATGTTTCCTTCGGTTTTCTTCAAGCAAGAGCATTGACGATATAAATAAGAATTATGTATAATATAGAAACAATTCGGATGCATAATAATAAGTGATAGTGTTGTTTATTTTTGCATGTATATGCATATACATGTTTTTGTAACTAGCTATAGGATAAATATGGAGCCCTTTCGAcgtataaaaataatttct harbors:
- the LOC104760262 gene encoding probable WRKY transcription factor 8, whose amino-acid sequence is MSNEIKDLNNYNYTSSYNHYNINNQNMMNLPYVSGPSTYNANMISSSQLGFDLPSKNLSPQGAFDLGFELSPSSSDFFNPSIDQENGLYNAFNYNSSHKSHEVVGGGCATIKSEVRVSVSPSSSEADHHPGEDSGKILKKREAGDGGEDDQRSQKVVKTKKKEEKKKEPRVSFMTKTEVDHLEDGYRWRKYGQKAVKNSPYPRSYYRCTTQKCNVKKRVERSYQDPTVVITTYESQHNHPIPTNRRTAMFSGTTASDYNPSSSPVFSDLIMNTPRSFTNDDLFRVPYASVNVNPNYHQQQQQGFYQRESEFELLKEMFPSVFFKQEH